Proteins co-encoded in one Pseudophryne corroboree isolate aPseCor3 chromosome 1, aPseCor3.hap2, whole genome shotgun sequence genomic window:
- the LOC135070015 gene encoding protein kinase C delta type-like yields MDPKKRKRPNNNGSAIKELAAPSKRKKEEDICEERGDVSKIELAGDIQVREENQSTEIASKTLQKKRTRESSDESPTMRKMRKTSSGRTEVMLKRMASKRPSDRTGDSGTCKKKKEEEHHDSPGEGPSMPIIPQASGRRGIKRTHISEETGNKRRRSADASGISVASTPETTAASHLLDSLTFHRMLGEGGFGKVFLASHSISKQRLAVKVIEKSQEVKSIKKYSMCVEKEVLKITGESAFFPHTYAAFHTPGHIFFVMEYLSGGNLFQLIQRRGPFDVPTIRFFAAEILCGLQFLHTRGIVHRDIKTDNILLDAAGHVKIADFGLSVMNVHGDKKISGQTGTLYYMAPEITSNIPYNTTVDLFSFGVVLFEMATGVYPFHAGDDSDEVMLSIRQDAPRYPSNLHPEIRDILERLLCKDPEERQKLCSNIKCHPFFKSINWKQLEAGRITPPFTMYPTPETMAEAIPLDDLLSPTESAISSEDERLFTGFSFTSDMWTTMTCARQTTSWCILL; encoded by the coding sequence ATGGATCCAAAAAAGAGAAAGCGACCAAATAACAACGGGTCTGCTATAAAGGAGCTAGCGGCTCCTAGcaagaggaagaaggaggaggatatATGTGAGGAGAGAGGCGATGTTTCCAAAATTGAATTGGCAGGAGACATCCAGGTGCGTGAGGAGAACCAGTCAACTGAGATAGCATCAAAGACTCTTCAAAAGAAGAGAACAAGAGAGTCATCAGATGAGTCCCCAACTATGAGGAAGATGAGAAAGACCAGCAGTGGCAGAACTGAGGTCATGCTTAAGAGAATGGCCTCTAAAAGACCCTCAGACAGGACAGGGGACAGTGGAACGtgtaagaaaaagaaagaggaggaACATCATGATAGTCCAGGCGAGGGACCCAGCATGCCCATCATACCCCAGGCATCAGGACGGAGGGGCATAAAGAGAACTCACATAAGTGAGGAAACTGGCAACAAAAGGAGGAGATCGGCAGATGCAAGTGGGATATCCGTAGCCAGCACCCCAGAAACTACAGCTGCGTCTCACCTTCTAGACAGTTTGACCTTCCACAGAATGCTTGGAGAGGGCGGCTTTGGGAAGGTGTTCCTAGCTTCCCATTCCATCAGCAAACAGCGTCTGGCAGTGAAAGTAATAGAAAAGAGTCAAGAAGTGAAGAGCATTAAGAAATACTCCATGTGTGTAGAGAAAGAGGTGCTGAAAATAACTGGGGAGAGTGCATTCTTCCCGCACACATATGCAGCGTTCCACACACCGGGCCATATATTCTTTGTAATGGAGTACCTGAGTGGGGGAAACCTCTTCCAATTAATACAGCGCAGAGGCCCATTTGATGTTCCTACCATCAGATTTTTTGCAGCAGAAATACTCTGTGGGCTGCAGTTCCTGCACACAAGAGGCATTGTCCACAGGGACATTAAGACAGACAATATACTTCTGGATGCAGCTGGCCATGTCAAAATCGCAGATTTTGGCCTCTCTGTGATGAATGTCCATGGTGATAAGAAAATCTCAGGACAAACTGGGACTCTGTATTACATGGCCCCAGAGATTACCTCTAACATCCCATATAACACCACGGTAGACCTCTTTTCATTCGGGGTAGTATTATTTGAAATGGCTACCGGAGTATACCCCTTTCATGCTGGCGATGATTCTGACGAGGTTATGCTGTCTATTAGGCAAGATGCTCCACGCTATCCGAGCAATCTCCATCCAGAGATTAGGGACATCCTTGAAAGACTCTTATGCAAAGACCCAGAGGAAAGGCAGAAACTCTGTAGTAACATCAAATGTCATCCATTCTTCAAGTCCATAAACTGGAAGCAACTAGAGGCCGGCAGGATAACTCCCCCATTTACCATGTATCCTACCCCAGAGACAATGGCTGAAGCTATACCGTTGGATGACCTGCTCTCACctacagaatctgcaatatctTCAGAGGATGAGCGCCTGTTCACAGGATTCTCCTTTACCAGTGACATGTGGACAACAATGACCTGCGCAAGGCAAACTACCAGCTGGTGTATCCTCCTCTAG